One Methanomassiliicoccales archaeon genomic window carries:
- a CDS encoding 4Fe-4S dicluster domain-containing protein, with product MSLCLVPYPENCTGCRFCELVCSLSHARVVSLEKARLRVVRKDIINDIPVVCAQCIDNEGECCASVCPEKAISFNGTALVVDEEKCTGCGLCEDACAYGVIKVNGIAQKCDLCGGDPLCVKFCPFGAIRYEEMKKGNFQKVLSLLGG from the coding sequence ATGTCTTTGTGCCTCGTACCATATCCTGAAAACTGCACGGGTTGCCGCTTTTGCGAACTCGTATGTTCTCTCTCTCACGCTAGAGTTGTCAGCCTGGAGAAAGCACGATTGAGAGTTGTTCGAAAGGACATCATCAACGATATTCCGGTGGTCTGTGCCCAGTGTATTGATAACGAAGGTGAATGTTGTGCCAGCGTTTGCCCTGAAAAGGCCATTTCATTTAACGGCACGGCACTGGTTGTTGACGAGGAGAAGTGCACGGGCTGTGGTCTCTGCGAAGACGCATGCGCCTACGGCGTCATAAAAGTCAATGGCATTGCTCAAAAGTGCGATTTGTGCGGGGGCGATCCTCTTTGCGTCAAATTTTGCCCCTTTGGGGCAATTAGGTATGAAGAAATGAAGAAAGGGAATTTTCAGAAGGTTCTTTCGCTCTTGGGGGGTTGA
- the larA gene encoding nickel-dependent lactate racemase has product MKIAVPYGKDGKQHLEIPDKNFAGVLYPKDVAISDEREIISEAIKNPLKSPSLPEFLKGAKNVVFIVNDATRPTPTHKVLDILDGLMNLESATYLIATGSHRAPTEEEYRFIFGKHLEKIRAKIHAHDSKKDEMVCIGRSKNGTEMWVNRIAVEADRLIVITSVEPHYFAGYTGGRKSFFPGVASYETIEQNHKLAMRPEAQILVLSGNPVHEDMMDALLAIDRTKIFSIQLVLDRHQRIYRAASGDINAAFEKAVEWANEVFVVPIAEKADIIVSVAPYPMDVDLYQSQKALDNAKWALKEGGIIILVSQCRHGIGHDTFYKQLSLSSDPQKILENLSREYKLGYHKTAKIAEILLKSKIFAVTDLDPETLRKANIVPFNSLQSAINAALQEKKDAKILILMDGSVTVPRVDKHG; this is encoded by the coding sequence ATGAAAATAGCAGTGCCGTACGGAAAGGACGGAAAGCAGCATCTCGAGATCCCAGACAAAAATTTTGCAGGTGTCCTATATCCAAAAGATGTCGCCATCAGCGATGAGAGAGAAATCATTAGTGAAGCGATAAAAAATCCTCTTAAATCACCATCATTGCCTGAGTTTCTTAAGGGGGCAAAAAATGTTGTATTCATCGTCAACGATGCGACCCGCCCTACTCCGACTCACAAGGTTCTGGACATCCTCGATGGCCTGATGAATCTGGAAAGCGCCACATATCTCATCGCAACTGGAAGCCATCGTGCGCCAACAGAGGAAGAGTACCGATTCATCTTCGGCAAACATCTCGAAAAAATCAGAGCAAAAATTCATGCACATGACTCAAAAAAAGATGAGATGGTATGTATTGGTCGTTCGAAAAATGGAACGGAGATGTGGGTGAACAGAATTGCCGTCGAGGCAGATCGTCTAATTGTGATTACAAGCGTCGAACCGCATTATTTTGCTGGTTATACGGGCGGTAGAAAATCATTTTTCCCGGGGGTTGCGTCCTATGAAACGATCGAACAGAACCACAAACTCGCGATGCGACCAGAAGCTCAGATACTAGTCCTGTCCGGAAATCCAGTTCATGAAGACATGATGGATGCATTACTTGCAATCGATCGAACCAAGATTTTTTCGATTCAATTAGTGCTCGATAGACACCAAAGGATATACCGGGCCGCGTCGGGTGACATCAATGCAGCGTTTGAAAAAGCCGTTGAATGGGCGAATGAGGTGTTTGTTGTCCCGATTGCGGAAAAGGCCGACATCATTGTGAGCGTCGCTCCATATCCAATGGATGTCGACCTATATCAATCTCAGAAGGCTCTCGATAATGCGAAATGGGCTCTGAAGGAAGGTGGGATTATCATCTTGGTCTCGCAATGCCGGCATGGTATCGGACACGATACATTTTATAAGCAACTATCGCTCTCATCTGATCCGCAGAAGATTCTCGAGAACCTTTCGAGAGAATACAAGCTTGGATACCACAAGACCGCGAAAATCGCCGAGATTCTATTGAAATCTAAAATCTTCGCTGTCACAGATTTGGATCCTGAGACGCTCAGAAAGGCTAATATAGTACCCTTCAATAGCCTACAATCCGCCATCAACGCTGCACTCCAGGA
- a CDS encoding aldehyde ferredoxin oxidoreductase family protein, producing MEGYGGKILYVNLTERSFRKVEMTKELASKYLGGEGVAVKLFADHVNPKIDPFDQRNAIVIAPGLLTGLPVPTASKTAFVSKSPLTGTIAESIMGGGIGAQMKAAGLDAIAITGKSKQPAILLIDDGHVRFETASNYWGMFTRDAAKAIKEDHGDFTVATIGPAGESLVRYACIECEDRQAGRAGIGAVFGSKNLKAIGIRGNGDIAVRDPDRLISLALKWQETMEKSNAFIEDTKYGSGEFLEWVNSERGVFPTRNWKEAVFDERKEIDPYYWAPRYAIKNKACFACTKACGKLFVIRNGPYAGTVLDGIEYETLYALGSQCGNSDIEALAKANELCDLYGIDTISTGVVIGFVMELVEKGLVSEEELGFKCRFGVADAVPKMVELIGRRDGLGALFGEGVLRISKTIGRGCEDFAMHVKGMEPPAYDVRGMKGMGLGFMTSSRGACHLRSGFYAIDLTGKFWRFSGVDRFSPIGKGEAVKLMEDFMMVYDCLGICKFSRGFFKIEGFIELLDAAIGKSFTEEDLLLIGERINNLKQVFNLGAGIGRENYRLPKRITHEPIPTGVSKGAILTVDEAEKMLSDYFIARGWDENGHPLKEKLAQLGLE from the coding sequence GTGGAGGGCTACGGAGGCAAGATACTGTATGTCAATCTCACGGAGAGAAGCTTTAGGAAGGTGGAAATGACAAAGGAGCTCGCCTCTAAATACCTAGGTGGGGAAGGCGTTGCAGTCAAGTTATTCGCCGATCATGTAAATCCAAAAATCGATCCATTCGATCAGAGGAACGCAATTGTGATCGCACCAGGTCTCCTCACAGGTCTCCCAGTGCCAACGGCTAGTAAGACAGCGTTTGTCTCGAAGTCTCCTCTGACTGGAACGATCGCTGAATCGATCATGGGTGGTGGGATTGGCGCTCAAATGAAGGCGGCAGGTCTCGACGCAATAGCAATCACTGGTAAGAGCAAGCAGCCTGCCATATTGCTGATCGATGATGGCCATGTCAGATTCGAGACCGCATCAAATTATTGGGGAATGTTTACGCGCGATGCCGCAAAAGCAATCAAAGAGGATCACGGAGATTTTACTGTGGCTACGATAGGTCCTGCTGGCGAATCGCTCGTCCGATATGCATGTATCGAGTGCGAGGATCGACAAGCGGGAAGGGCAGGTATCGGTGCGGTCTTTGGCTCAAAGAATCTGAAAGCGATTGGGATCAGGGGGAACGGGGACATTGCAGTTCGCGATCCAGATCGATTGATCTCCCTTGCACTGAAGTGGCAGGAAACGATGGAAAAAAGCAACGCGTTCATCGAGGATACGAAATACGGTAGTGGAGAGTTCCTTGAGTGGGTAAACTCTGAGCGTGGTGTTTTCCCTACAAGAAACTGGAAGGAAGCAGTTTTTGACGAAAGGAAAGAGATAGATCCGTACTACTGGGCACCGAGATATGCGATAAAAAACAAGGCGTGCTTCGCATGCACTAAAGCGTGTGGTAAACTTTTTGTCATTCGCAATGGCCCCTATGCAGGCACCGTCCTCGACGGAATTGAGTACGAGACACTTTACGCGCTTGGCAGCCAGTGTGGAAACTCCGATATCGAAGCCCTTGCCAAAGCGAATGAACTTTGCGATCTATATGGTATCGATACAATTTCAACGGGTGTCGTCATTGGATTTGTCATGGAGCTCGTCGAAAAAGGATTGGTCAGTGAGGAAGAACTGGGTTTCAAATGCCGTTTTGGTGTCGCTGATGCCGTACCAAAGATGGTCGAACTTATCGGACGCAGGGATGGTCTCGGCGCCCTCTTTGGCGAAGGTGTTCTCAGGATCTCTAAGACCATTGGCCGCGGCTGCGAGGACTTTGCCATGCATGTCAAAGGAATGGAGCCTCCTGCGTATGATGTAAGGGGTATGAAGGGGATGGGTCTCGGATTCATGACATCATCTAGGGGCGCCTGTCATCTTAGATCAGGGTTCTATGCTATTGACTTAACAGGAAAATTCTGGCGTTTCAGTGGCGTCGATCGGTTTTCACCGATTGGCAAGGGAGAAGCAGTCAAATTAATGGAAGACTTCATGATGGTCTACGACTGCCTCGGTATTTGCAAGTTTTCCAGGGGTTTCTTTAAAATCGAAGGCTTCATCGAACTTCTCGATGCAGCGATTGGGAAATCGTTTACGGAGGAGGACCTTCTCCTGATAGGCGAAAGAATTAACAATTTGAAGCAAGTCTTCAACCTGGGTGCAGGAATAGGAAGGGAAAACTACCGCTTACCGAAAAGGATCACTCATGAGCCAATCCCTACCGGAGTTTCGAAGGGGGCGATATTAACTGTCGATGAAGCAGAGAAAATGCTTAGCGATTACTTCATCGCGCGCGGATGGGATGAAAACGGTCACCCGTTGAAGGAGAAATTGGCTCAGCTCGGTTTGGAGTGA
- a CDS encoding TIGR00296 family protein, translated as MNDAEGEVAVKMARKVVDAEARRERVEDISFPETFREKRGVFVTLSTYPDHDLRGCIGYPEPIFSLEKALINAAQSACHDPRFPPLREHELKGIVVEVSILTPPQMIKVSDPKKLPEQIIVGEDGLIVEMGPFRGLLLPQVPVEYGWGAEEFLSHTCMKAGLTPDCWLDKRARFFKFQAEIFAEEKPYGPVARKKLK; from the coding sequence ATGAACGACGCAGAGGGAGAAGTGGCAGTGAAGATGGCGCGAAAGGTCGTGGATGCGGAAGCACGCCGCGAAAGAGTCGAAGATATCAGCTTTCCTGAGACCTTCAGAGAGAAACGGGGAGTTTTCGTTACACTTTCGACTTACCCAGATCATGACTTGCGCGGCTGTATTGGCTATCCGGAGCCGATTTTTTCTCTAGAAAAGGCGCTCATCAATGCGGCGCAATCAGCATGTCACGATCCTAGATTTCCCCCTCTAAGGGAACACGAATTAAAGGGGATCGTCGTCGAAGTCAGCATATTGACGCCGCCCCAGATGATCAAAGTCTCAGATCCAAAGAAATTGCCAGAGCAAATCATCGTGGGGGAAGATGGCCTCATCGTCGAAATGGGTCCATTTCGCGGTCTTCTTTTACCACAGGTTCCTGTTGAATATGGTTGGGGTGCAGAGGAGTTTCTTTCGCACACATGTATGAAGGCCGGTTTGACGCCTGACTGCTGGTTGGATAAGCGAGCAAGATTTTTTAAGTTCCAAGCAGAGATTTTCGCTGAAGAGAAACCTTATGGTCCTGTCGCAAGAAAGAAGCTGAAGTGA
- a CDS encoding CBS domain-containing protein, with translation MSSRADDILVEEIMTKTPIIGDPEMTVQEAAKLMKTERVGSIIIVQDGEAIGIITERDLVNKIVAENKTPSKVKIREIMSSPLITVGPKESVSSAAKKMSTLKVRRLPVVKQGKLIGILTENDILKLSPSLIEITREWARIRSGTSVNASATRLAEGYCDNCGSYSNELRAHEGQLLCSSCYDHLL, from the coding sequence ATGAGCAGCAGGGCAGACGATATCCTTGTCGAGGAAATCATGACCAAAACGCCCATAATTGGCGATCCGGAAATGACGGTGCAGGAAGCGGCAAAATTGATGAAGACGGAAAGAGTGGGAAGCATCATCATCGTCCAGGATGGTGAAGCCATCGGCATAATCACGGAAAGGGACCTCGTCAACAAAATTGTTGCAGAGAACAAGACGCCATCAAAGGTTAAGATAAGAGAGATCATGTCTTCACCGCTGATCACCGTCGGTCCAAAGGAGAGCGTCTCCTCTGCAGCTAAGAAGATGTCCACATTAAAAGTCAGACGACTGCCTGTTGTAAAACAAGGGAAGCTTATTGGTATTCTGACGGAAAATGATATCCTTAAGTTGTCTCCATCGCTCATCGAAATTACGAGGGAGTGGGCGCGGATCAGAAGCGGCACATCAGTCAATGCATCCGCCACCAGACTCGCTGAGGGGTACTGTGACAATTGCGGTTCATATTCCAACGAGCTACGTGCGCATGAAGGGCAACTTCTCTGCTCGTCCTGTTACGACCACCTCTTGTAG
- the pyrC gene encoding dihydroorotase, with translation MEIVVEGRAFYQGTLVDCCIGIEGGKIVSIKKILKGEKHYNYSNKLILPAAIDAHVHFRDPGLTHKEDFQTGTIAAAFGGVSCIFDMPNTLPPAISVEAIREKTQLVAKKAWVDFGLFGGCAPSFKPESIADMVIGYKLFMSSTTGMLLVPDDQSLTKILASVSKTGKVISVHAEDEKMILKLPEKNLFDHDRNRPIEAEINAIRKLVWNFSGRRIHICHISAAASLNSIENSKFTTEVTPHHLLLDNSFELGAFGKVNPPLRNRNERELLFEAFANGKIDIIASDHAPHTIEEKEDDFDIAPCGMPGVETTVPLMLNLVRRGLIDLKTLIMCACEKPAQIFGLPKGRIEVGFDGDLVVVDLKKIEKIRAENLHSKCGWTAFENYEAIFPHSLFLRGMLVVEDRSIVGERVGRNVVVHREKPQR, from the coding sequence ATGGAGATCGTTGTCGAGGGACGAGCGTTTTATCAAGGAACTCTTGTCGATTGTTGTATTGGTATTGAAGGAGGAAAGATTGTTTCTATCAAGAAAATCCTGAAGGGTGAAAAGCATTATAATTATTCTAATAAGCTCATTCTTCCAGCCGCAATTGACGCACATGTGCATTTTAGAGATCCGGGCTTAACACACAAAGAGGATTTCCAAACAGGTACGATCGCGGCTGCGTTTGGAGGTGTATCATGTATTTTCGACATGCCAAATACTTTACCTCCAGCAATCTCTGTTGAGGCTATCAGAGAGAAAACACAGTTGGTCGCAAAGAAGGCCTGGGTCGATTTCGGACTTTTTGGTGGCTGTGCGCCTTCTTTCAAGCCTGAATCGATTGCGGATATGGTTATTGGCTATAAACTGTTCATGAGCTCAACGACGGGAATGCTCCTCGTTCCAGATGATCAATCACTGACAAAAATACTGGCGTCTGTTTCCAAGACAGGCAAAGTGATCAGCGTGCATGCTGAAGATGAAAAGATGATTCTGAAGCTTCCTGAAAAAAATCTTTTTGACCACGATCGCAATAGACCGATTGAGGCAGAAATCAATGCCATAAGAAAGCTTGTTTGGAATTTTTCAGGAAGAAGAATACATATTTGTCATATCTCTGCGGCAGCAAGCCTAAACTCAATTGAGAATTCAAAGTTCACGACCGAGGTGACGCCACACCATCTTCTTCTTGATAATTCGTTTGAACTTGGGGCATTTGGGAAAGTCAACCCGCCATTGAGGAATAGGAACGAACGTGAGCTCCTATTTGAGGCATTCGCTAATGGGAAAATTGATATCATTGCATCGGATCATGCGCCTCACACGATTGAGGAAAAAGAAGACGATTTCGATATTGCTCCGTGTGGCATGCCTGGTGTTGAAACAACTGTCCCCCTCATGCTCAATCTTGTGAGGCGTGGGCTCATCGATCTCAAGACACTTATAATGTGTGCATGCGAAAAGCCAGCTCAAATTTTCGGTTTGCCTAAGGGAAGAATCGAAGTTGGTTTCGATGGGGATCTCGTTGTCGTCGATCTCAAGAAGATTGAAAAGATTAGGGCGGAGAATCTTCACAGTAAGTGCGGGTGGACCGCGTTCGAAAATTACGAAGCAATCTTTCCGCATTCACTTTTCCTTCGGGGAATGCTTGTTGTGGAGGACCGTTCAATCGTCGGCGAACGCGTTGGGAGGAATGTCGTTGTCCATCGAGAAAAGCCTCAGCGTTGA
- a CDS encoding ArsA family ATPase has product MRVIIYTGKGGVGKTSVAAATALRSARHGYRTIVMSTDSAHSLSDSFEIQLSGRIKRIEENLDGIEVDVLYELEHRWKEIQKYLSDFLAAVGVEGVAAKEMAIWPGMDLMSALFYLWDFQRSNAYDVVIIDTAPTADTLRLLSFPEISNWYFDKLYRAFRNLLKIARATVGRVMKTPLPSEAVLSDIDELRERMKSVKEILTNPNITTVRLVVNPERMVINETKRAFTYLCLYDLTVECLVVNRILPECSEVYFRQKMEEQRCYMDLINEAFSPLKILKALQMPTELVGIKALEALGDMLFGDGDPTVIYSREKPMEIFEEDGIDTLSLKLPFSTKEQVELYKVEDSLIIQVGAYRRSITLPYSLINSEADRAEFRDGRLLVRFRRPVQDDGGEGARGDGSERKEG; this is encoded by the coding sequence TTGAGGGTCATTATTTATACTGGAAAAGGAGGCGTTGGCAAGACCTCTGTAGCCGCAGCGACTGCGCTGCGATCTGCAAGACATGGCTACAGAACAATTGTCATGAGCACTGATTCGGCCCATTCCCTTTCAGATTCGTTTGAGATTCAGCTCTCTGGCAGGATTAAGAGAATCGAAGAGAATCTCGACGGTATCGAGGTTGACGTGCTTTACGAACTCGAGCACAGGTGGAAGGAGATCCAAAAATATCTTTCCGATTTCCTTGCGGCAGTTGGCGTCGAAGGAGTTGCGGCAAAAGAAATGGCGATATGGCCTGGCATGGATCTGATGTCTGCACTCTTTTATCTTTGGGATTTTCAGAGGTCGAATGCGTATGATGTCGTCATAATCGATACTGCGCCAACGGCAGACACTTTGAGGTTGCTGAGTTTTCCCGAAATCTCCAATTGGTATTTTGACAAGCTGTATCGGGCTTTTCGAAACCTATTGAAAATCGCCAGGGCGACTGTCGGCAGGGTTATGAAAACACCTTTGCCCTCCGAGGCAGTACTCAGCGACATTGACGAACTCAGAGAAAGAATGAAGAGTGTAAAGGAAATTCTCACGAATCCCAATATTACTACGGTTCGGCTTGTTGTTAATCCTGAGAGGATGGTGATCAATGAGACAAAACGCGCCTTTACCTATCTTTGCCTATATGATCTGACAGTCGAATGCCTTGTCGTCAACAGAATCTTGCCAGAATGTAGCGAGGTTTACTTTAGGCAAAAGATGGAAGAGCAGCGATGTTACATGGACTTGATCAACGAGGCCTTTAGTCCCCTAAAAATCCTCAAGGCATTGCAGATGCCTACGGAACTTGTCGGGATCAAAGCACTAGAGGCGCTAGGTGACATGCTGTTTGGCGACGGAGACCCAACTGTCATATACTCGCGGGAGAAGCCGATGGAAATCTTTGAAGAAGACGGCATTGACACCCTTTCCTTGAAATTACCGTTTTCAACGAAGGAGCAAGTAGAATTATATAAAGTCGAAGATTCATTAATTATTCAAGTCGGCGCCTATCGACGGTCGATCACCCTACCGTATTCACTGATCAACAGTGAGGCGGATAGGGCGGAATTCAGAGATGGCCGGCTTCTCGTCAGGTTCAGGAGGCCTGTACAGGATGACGGAGGAGAAGGAGCCAGAGGGGATGGATCAGAGCGTAAGGAGGGTTAG